Proteins from a genomic interval of Clostridium sp. AN503:
- a CDS encoding 3D domain-containing protein has product MNKRDFHNTFRLFLTLICILSLSLPVWAAESGPGSDIGVTIVTTGKSADEDADAQSQVITCGTGEASDVGAVSRQPEAAPKESGSKGASLGMFTTTGYCNCSECSGGHSLTYSGTVPKANHTVSADLSVFPIGTRLMIGDVIYTVEDMGSSVKGNWLDIYYDNHDAAVAHGMKTQEVFSVEP; this is encoded by the coding sequence ATGAACAAAAGAGATTTCCATAACACGTTTCGATTATTTCTGACTTTAATATGCATTTTATCCCTTAGCCTGCCTGTATGGGCAGCCGAAAGCGGCCCGGGTTCAGACATCGGCGTTACCATCGTAACAACTGGAAAGTCCGCTGATGAGGATGCTGACGCACAGTCACAGGTCATCACCTGCGGCACCGGCGAAGCCTCTGACGTGGGCGCTGTTTCCAGGCAGCCTGAGGCCGCACCGAAGGAATCCGGTTCAAAAGGAGCTTCGCTGGGGATGTTTACGACTACCGGCTACTGCAATTGTTCTGAGTGCTCCGGCGGCCACAGCCTTACTTACTCCGGAACCGTACCGAAAGCCAATCACACTGTCTCCGCAGATCTGTCAGTCTTTCCGATCGGGACCCGGCTGATGATCGGTGACGTCATCTACACGGTGGAGGATATGGGCTCCAGCGTAAAGGGCAATTGGCTCGACATCTATTACGACAATCATGATGCTGCCGTAGCTCACGGGATGAAGACTCAGGAAGTTTTCTCAGTTGAGCCGTAG